A stretch of Myroides oncorhynchi DNA encodes these proteins:
- the rnhA gene encoding ribonuclease HI: protein MNLPQVILYTDGSSRGNPGPGGYGLILEWAGHKVYKEVSQGYRKTTNNRMELLAVIVGLEMLKNEGTSVLVVSDSKYVVDAVDKRWVFGWEKKAYKDKKNPDLWQRFLKVYRKHNVQFKWVKGHNNHPMNERCDVLAVKAATGTNLLIDEYYESIEG, encoded by the coding sequence ATGAATTTACCACAAGTAATACTATATACTGATGGCTCGTCTAGAGGTAATCCTGGTCCTGGTGGGTATGGATTAATATTAGAGTGGGCTGGACATAAAGTCTATAAAGAAGTATCTCAAGGATATCGAAAAACTACTAATAATCGCATGGAACTATTAGCTGTCATAGTCGGACTAGAAATGCTAAAAAACGAAGGCACTTCAGTATTAGTGGTGTCTGACTCTAAATATGTAGTCGATGCTGTGGATAAACGATGGGTGTTCGGATGGGAAAAAAAAGCTTATAAAGACAAGAAAAACCCTGATTTATGGCAACGTTTTTTAAAAGTATACCGCAAACATAACGTTCAATTTAAATGGGTTAAAGGTCATAATAACCACCCAATGAACGAGCGATGCGATGTCCTGGCGGTTAAAGCTGCCACAGGAACAAACCTTCTCATCGATGAATACTACGAATCAATAGAGGGTTAA